The genomic window AAATGCATGCAcacatatatagatagatagatgaaTAAAGAGAGAAATCTTCTTTTCTAATACCTTTTTAGCGGTCTAAATtcaaatatatgatgatgcatgaactctctcaaaaaaaaaaaaaaagaaagtaaaaggtGAAAATTAGCCAAAGTATAGGTTCtattttcttttattgatcaattgatgattcaattgatgatctaaaaattaaagtatatatcctctatttataatattaaagtccatctttgcataatttggatcaaatttctcttctaGTTCTAATAAAATTCACTTTCCTAAAATAAATATAACTAATAAAAATaaactcaaaaatttaaaattttaaaaataagataaatcaTGACTTTTATATGAATTTTACCTTCTGTCACTCTATCTAATTCTTCTCAGATTAGTAGTTATGTATGATGAAAATcttatttaaaaagaaaattttcgATTTGACTGATTTATATTATAGCTCAAATGATGAATTTTTGCCCAATTTAACCCTTTAAGAGGTTGGTGTtgcattataaattttaaattcacgATCTTCTTCAATATTCATTCTTCTTCTACCACCATGATGTATTTCCAAGTCTGATTCATGTGGGCATCCCCTAACCTTCGTTGCACATGTGTATTTTCACATATGATTCTTCATTAATTTTATCTATCTTATTGCGACTCCATAGCCAGAGGGCATTAAAACACACATACCTCCAAGATAATTTGTACTTCATAAAATGGTAAGTGTCTACTTTGACACCTACCTTTTGATATCACATAATTTTGGGACATAAACACGTCATAAACGCATGCATATGATTTCAGTATTCTAATGCTATCTCATGAAGTAGCTAGATCCATGGTCTACGACCTACTGCATGGCCCTCAAATAAAGGTGCAAGTACAATCACGGACATATATGCTTGGTCTCCGAAATTGGCACTCACATGGTCAATAATTGCCTCCTCACACAATTTACATGAGTTGGAACACAAGAAGTTGCTGAATATAAAATTCCTACTGCTTCAAGTTTCTTATACATGTGGCATACTTCTGTGCGCAGTGAGGCTTAGCTTAGATATGGTAGGACCAACAAGCCAGCACGGGCAAACATGACTTACGCCTGAAGCTTGAAAGTGTTAACCCaatttagaaaaagaaaaaaaaaaaaaaaagaaaattgaaaaGTGAGATCCTAAGAGCCTTAAGGGGCAGCTGGTGCCCAGGCAAATTATTGGAAGAGTGGTAGTATGAAAGCAATCAATGCCATCTCTTTCCTTTGCTTGTAGCAATGTAAAGGACCCTTTGTGATGAAGACAAGGTGGGAATTTTCTCATCACTTTCCTAGTCGTGCCCCTCCTTGAACTTGCAGTCTTGCACTCATGCCTATCGCCATCTGAGTCCCATCCCTCACCACCAGATACTCCCCACTTCTATATAAAATTCCGTTCCTACTCATTTCCTTGTGTCTTCATATGAGATTTTGAGTTATGGAGGTAGCTTCGTCGGCCTGTAATGGTGACTGTAGCAGTAGTAAACAAAGCAGGGCCAGCAGGCAAGAGCCTAACTTGATGGACAAAGATGGAGGGGCACTGATGATCCACCCCTCCCTCCAACTCGAATTGAAGATCTCATGGCTTGCCGAGACCGACTTAGGTAGGTATCTACTTTCATATATTAAGCTTGTAATATCGAAGAAAAGATCGAGTATACTGCTTTCTGATACTTGCTGAGAGATGATTCTTTGTTTGTTTTTGGATATAAATGAAGAAGGGAATATTGATGAAGCCAAATCTCGACGAGGCCTCAATGTGAAGGAGGCCACTAGAGATGCAGATGATACTTGTGATGATATGAAGCCctcatcttcaacttctcacagcATGACTGCAGAGAGAGGTTTCGAGCAATGTCGTAATGGTGGTAAAGGTGAGGGAGGCAAAGGTGGAAAGAAGCTAAGGCTATCCAAAGAACAGTCTTCTTATCTGGAAGAGAGGTTTAAGGAGCACACCACCCTCAATCCGGTTGGTTTCATTGAGATATGCATTAGAAAATACTATATATTCTGCAACTTCAtttggctcttcttcttcttcttcttcttcctcctcctcctccccccctTATTTTTCCCCTGTTTTGTTGGTTTAGTTTGGAGATTGGATTGGAAGTTTGAAAACATTTCTGATctctttttccttgattttcCTTTTATTGAGAATAAATGGGCTAACCCATGGGATTCGTTTCATGAGCAGAGAAATGAGTTTCTTGGATGTCCTTCCGAAATATATAACAAAAATCTTCTTTCTGGTATTCACTAGTTGGTGCTTCTTTCCTCTCCCTGGATCAGGCATGTTCACATCTCTCTTTCACCCCCAATCTCCACCTCCCCCAATCTTCAGATATCTGGAGAGAACTATGATAATTAATAAAATGCAGAAGGTAtcgcatatgagttggttatgtcAGTTGAAAGATCATGCTATTGTTGCCATATTATGATAACATGGTACTTACATAACATGATATCCTCACAAATATCTATCCTTAGATTGCTTTTATCAAAGATTGGATTTGGCTGTGTCTTTAATTCAAGTCCTATAGATAGCAGATTTTGCTATATTAATCTCACCCTCTACCATTTTGTT from Elaeis guineensis isolate ETL-2024a chromosome 4, EG11, whole genome shotgun sequence includes these protein-coding regions:
- the LOC105043998 gene encoding homeobox-leucine zipper protein HAT2, with the translated sequence MEVASSACNGDCSSSKQSRASRQEPNLMDKDGGALMIHPSLQLELKISWLAETDLEGNIDEAKSRRGLNVKEATRDADDTCDDMKPSSSTSHSMTAERGFEQCRNGGKGEGGKGGKKLRLSKEQSSYLEERFKEHTTLNPKQKLAIARRLNLRPRQVEVWFQNRRARTKLKQTEVDYEYLKQWREYLTEENRRLHKEIQELKSFESPIQNVYHFMQPTMLTICPSCQHAIGLQKNW